A genomic region of Marinihelvus fidelis contains the following coding sequences:
- a CDS encoding DUF6524 family protein, whose translation MADGSKSSNEFGAIDFLWRLVASFFLVFLTFNPSGWSYFHWVKRAVANEDGTGGISAVHFFVGAILLAGWTVFLVSTKNSLGLLGSVIGALIIGTGIWLLIDIGVVSAGSANAVAWLVLSAMAILLAIGLSWSHVWRRLSGQLEVDDND comes from the coding sequence ATGGCGGACGGCTCAAAGTCCTCGAATGAATTCGGGGCGATCGATTTCCTCTGGCGCCTGGTGGCGTCGTTTTTCCTGGTGTTCCTGACCTTCAATCCCAGCGGCTGGTCGTACTTTCACTGGGTCAAACGGGCCGTGGCTAATGAAGACGGCACCGGTGGCATCAGTGCGGTGCATTTCTTTGTCGGCGCCATCCTGCTGGCCGGCTGGACCGTGTTCCTGGTCTCCACCAAGAACAGCCTGGGCCTGCTGGGGTCGGTGATTGGTGCCCTGATTATCGGCACCGGCATCTGGCTGCTGATTGATATCGGTGTGGTCAGCGCCGGGTCCGCAAACGCGGTGGCCTGGCTGGTGTTGTCCGCGATGGCCATACTGCTGGCCATTGGTTTGTCCTGGTCGCACGTCTGGCGGCGTCTCAGCGGCCAACTGGAAGTCGATGATAATGATTAA
- a CDS encoding tetratricopeptide repeat protein: MNDRAERDRRIAELLEVIIDLEPEEQARVLAAREADPELARHVLKLAAAEDAPGHRLDQPLLTGVDVDLDALARAAQEPDTPEDPETIGPFTRIQLLGEGGMGRVYLAHQSAPVERDVALKVMRHGLSRDIDRLRFDTERQALARLNHPNIAQIFEAGTTETGHPWFAMEWVRGVSISQFSDEHRLGVDARLRLFMDALLAIQHAHQNQLLHRDLKPSNILVTAVDDLPMVKIIDFGIAEGLDDTDAESRHRGQRAGTPGYAPPESLPTDGQPVHLDTRSDIYTLGVTLYELLCDRRPFDRAGDAPTEVWRRIREDTPPTPAAQVAGLHPEEARHVAGNRSARPDQLVRTLSGDLGAIVMKAMARDREQRYGSISAFYQDLVHYLSHEPVTARANDFTHVAALFFRRRAGAVIAAAMLLVAMGVGLVAWSEEARRAAQEAQRAQREALQAREALAESRQLSDFVVDLFELTGTRSGQPQRMTTRELLDLGAEQVAGHPSLPPLERARLMQLLGEIYTRVYALEPARTMAMGALTLRREHLPATHTAIADSLGLLGDIHRIEMQYEQAEPLLLEALAIAEAAEPPHPAALAVALERMASLYWIQDRTDDAIAALERALDIREVELGGADELALADALFHLGNMLHTRGRDDEAQPYLAEAARLYRIIHGDGHVKTATTLNNLAQSEEALGQLDAAESHYRDAIAAWHAIHGHFHPRPILASESLARALGRWGRPTDGMALAQTALDDRIALHGGETADATPAMIALGVNQALAGHLTAAAASLERARQVAAAEFGEQHARTQAAMDAIGWLNWYEGEAAVAERIHRKLLEARQARLGEDHALTAFSHLNLGLALGSLGRFDEAVVELTTALDVWSGSRGSGHRSTALAQHYLGLAKWHLGDPQGAEALFEQALATRGRLYPPSHRDVESSRNALEAIRANSAPLSFDARH, encoded by the coding sequence ATGAATGACCGCGCCGAACGCGACCGCCGCATCGCCGAACTGCTTGAAGTCATTATTGACCTCGAGCCCGAGGAACAGGCCCGGGTGCTTGCGGCGCGCGAGGCTGATCCCGAACTGGCCCGCCATGTGCTGAAACTCGCGGCCGCCGAAGACGCACCCGGCCATCGCCTGGACCAGCCCTTACTCACGGGTGTCGATGTCGACCTGGACGCACTGGCGCGCGCGGCGCAAGAACCGGACACGCCGGAGGACCCGGAAACCATCGGGCCGTTCACGCGCATCCAGTTGCTGGGCGAGGGTGGCATGGGGCGTGTTTATCTCGCCCACCAGTCCGCCCCGGTCGAGCGCGACGTGGCCCTCAAGGTCATGCGCCATGGCCTGAGCCGGGATATCGACCGGCTGCGATTCGATACCGAGCGCCAGGCCCTGGCGCGACTGAATCACCCGAATATCGCGCAGATTTTCGAGGCCGGCACCACCGAGACCGGGCACCCCTGGTTCGCGATGGAATGGGTGCGGGGTGTATCGATCAGCCAGTTCAGTGACGAGCACCGGCTGGGCGTGGATGCGCGGCTGCGCCTGTTCATGGACGCCTTGCTGGCCATCCAGCATGCCCACCAGAACCAGCTGCTGCATCGCGACCTGAAGCCGTCGAACATCCTGGTTACAGCGGTCGATGACTTGCCGATGGTCAAGATCATCGACTTTGGCATCGCTGAGGGGCTCGATGACACCGACGCCGAGAGCCGGCACCGCGGCCAGCGCGCCGGCACACCCGGCTACGCACCACCCGAATCGCTTCCGACCGATGGCCAGCCCGTCCACCTCGATACCCGTTCGGATATATACACGCTGGGCGTCACGCTATACGAACTGCTCTGCGACCGCCGGCCGTTCGATCGCGCCGGCGACGCACCGACCGAGGTGTGGCGACGGATCCGCGAAGACACGCCGCCCACGCCGGCGGCCCAGGTGGCTGGCCTGCACCCGGAAGAAGCGCGGCATGTCGCAGGGAACCGCTCGGCCCGGCCCGACCAACTGGTCAGGACGCTGTCCGGCGACCTGGGCGCGATCGTCATGAAGGCCATGGCGCGCGACCGCGAACAGCGCTATGGCTCGATCAGCGCCTTTTACCAGGACCTGGTCCACTACCTGTCGCATGAGCCGGTCACCGCGCGGGCCAATGACTTTACCCATGTCGCCGCGCTGTTTTTCCGTCGCCGGGCCGGGGCCGTGATCGCCGCCGCGATGCTGCTGGTAGCCATGGGCGTCGGCCTGGTCGCCTGGTCCGAAGAGGCCCGGCGCGCCGCCCAGGAAGCCCAGCGCGCGCAACGCGAGGCACTGCAGGCCCGCGAAGCCCTGGCAGAGTCGCGACAGCTGTCCGACTTCGTCGTCGACCTGTTCGAACTGACCGGCACGCGCAGCGGCCAGCCACAGCGGATGACCACGAGGGAACTGCTGGACCTGGGTGCCGAACAGGTCGCTGGTCACCCTTCCCTGCCGCCACTGGAGCGGGCGCGGCTCATGCAACTGCTGGGCGAAATTTACACCCGCGTCTATGCGCTCGAACCGGCCCGGACCATGGCCATGGGGGCGCTGACGCTGCGCCGCGAGCACCTGCCGGCCACGCACACCGCCATCGCCGACAGCCTGGGCCTGCTGGGCGACATCCATCGCATCGAGATGCAGTACGAGCAGGCGGAGCCGCTGTTGCTGGAAGCGCTGGCCATTGCCGAGGCCGCGGAACCGCCCCACCCCGCCGCCCTGGCCGTCGCACTGGAACGTATGGCCTCGCTGTACTGGATCCAGGATCGCACCGATGATGCTATCGCCGCCCTCGAACGCGCCCTGGACATCCGCGAGGTCGAGCTGGGCGGGGCCGACGAACTCGCGCTGGCCGACGCCCTGTTTCACCTGGGCAACATGCTGCACACCCGCGGACGCGACGACGAAGCACAGCCCTACCTGGCCGAAGCCGCCCGGCTGTACCGGATCATCCACGGCGATGGTCACGTCAAGACCGCCACCACGCTGAACAACCTGGCGCAGTCGGAAGAAGCGCTGGGCCAACTCGACGCCGCCGAGAGCCACTACCGCGACGCCATCGCCGCGTGGCACGCCATCCACGGCCACTTTCATCCCCGCCCCATCCTGGCCAGCGAGTCACTGGCCCGGGCGCTGGGGCGCTGGGGGCGCCCCACTGACGGCATGGCGCTGGCACAGACCGCCCTGGATGACCGCATCGCGCTGCACGGCGGCGAAACGGCCGACGCCACACCCGCAATGATTGCGCTGGGCGTGAACCAGGCGCTCGCCGGTCACCTCACCGCGGCCGCCGCCAGCCTGGAGCGCGCCCGCCAGGTGGCCGCGGCCGAATTCGGCGAGCAACACGCCCGGACCCAGGCCGCCATGGACGCCATCGGTTGGTTGAACTGGTACGAGGGAGAGGCCGCGGTCGCAGAACGCATACACCGTAAACTCCTCGAGGCCCGCCAGGCCAGGCTGGGTGAGGATCACGCGCTGACCGCATTCAGCCACCTGAACCTTGGCCTTGCCCTGGGCAGCCTGGGCCGGTTTGACGAGGCGGTGGTGGAACTGACAACCGCGCTGGACGTATGGTCGGGCAGTCGGGGCAGTGGCCATCGCAGTACGGCCCTGGCCCAGCATTACCTGGGACTGGCGAAATGGCACCTGGGGGACCCACAGGGCGCCGAGGCGCTGTTCGAGCAGGCGCTCGCCACCCGTGGCCGCCTGTACCCACCCAGTCACCGGGATGTCGAGAGCAGCCGCAACGCGCTTGAGGCCATCCGCGCGAACAGCGCACCGCTTTCCTTCGACGCCAGGCACTGA
- a CDS encoding (2Fe-2S)-binding protein, translated as MPETINVNGQPQTFDGDGDMPLLWYLREKLDLTGTKFGCGMGLCGACTVHLDGQAIRSCLTPVSTAFGRDITTIEGLSEDGSHPLQLAWIRHRVPQCGYCQAGQIMNAASFLATNPSPDRDAVDQAMQGNICRCGTYNRIKAAILDVAGTESEDMA; from the coding sequence GTGCCCGAAACCATCAACGTCAATGGCCAGCCGCAAACCTTCGATGGGGATGGCGACATGCCCCTGCTGTGGTACCTGCGGGAGAAACTCGACCTGACCGGCACCAAGTTCGGCTGCGGCATGGGCCTGTGCGGCGCCTGTACGGTGCACCTGGACGGCCAGGCCATTCGCTCCTGCCTGACGCCCGTCAGCACGGCGTTTGGCCGCGACATCACGACCATCGAGGGCCTGTCCGAGGATGGTTCACACCCCCTGCAGCTGGCCTGGATCCGGCATCGCGTGCCGCAATGCGGCTACTGCCAGGCGGGGCAGATCATGAATGCGGCCAGCTTCCTGGCCACCAACCCCAGCCCCGACCGCGACGCCGTCGACCAGGCCATGCAGGGCAACATCTGCCGTTGCGGCACCTATAACCGCATCAAGGCGGCCATCCTGGATGTCGCTGGCACGGAATCGGAGGACATGGCATGA
- a CDS encoding sigma-70 family RNA polymerase sigma factor, whose product MDETGKPQWRFNFRMTDSEITLLLDRWSKGDEAALEQLLPLIYAELHRTAGAYMAAQRAGHTLQPTALVNEAFMRLSNPADSPFRNRSHFLAAAAQAMRHLLIDHARRKQAEKRFDPVNRVTLLEGDFAGESDEADVLALNEALERLREANPRQEQVVVLRYFGGMSQEEVAEVLDVSVPTVARDWRIARLLLHEWLSADDAS is encoded by the coding sequence GTGGATGAAACCGGCAAGCCCCAGTGGCGTTTCAATTTCCGCATGACGGACAGCGAGATCACGCTGCTACTTGATCGTTGGAGCAAAGGCGACGAAGCCGCGCTCGAACAATTGCTACCACTGATCTACGCCGAACTGCACCGAACCGCCGGCGCCTACATGGCCGCGCAGCGCGCCGGCCACACCCTGCAACCCACCGCGCTGGTCAACGAGGCGTTCATGCGCCTGAGCAACCCGGCGGACTCACCGTTCCGCAACCGTTCCCATTTCCTCGCCGCCGCGGCCCAGGCCATGCGTCACCTGCTGATTGACCATGCCCGCCGCAAACAGGCCGAGAAGCGATTCGACCCGGTCAACCGGGTGACCCTGCTGGAAGGCGACTTTGCCGGCGAGAGCGACGAGGCCGATGTGCTGGCGCTGAACGAGGCGCTGGAACGGTTGCGCGAGGCCAACCCCAGGCAGGAGCAGGTCGTGGTGCTGCGCTACTTCGGCGGCATGTCGCAGGAGGAGGTCGCCGAGGTGCTCGACGTCTCGGTGCCCACGGTGGCCAGGGACTGGCGCATCGCCCGGTTGCTGCTGCACGAGTGGCTGAGCGCGGACGACGCGTCCTGA
- a CDS encoding bactofilin family protein — protein MFDKRKDSNEQAPKAHFDAGLNDAAATRAANPSSGRSAVIGPKIRINGDVSGEENLLVEGQVDGKVSLGQHRLDIGTTGKVNADIEARIVKVDGEVNGDISGSEKVIISSSGNVRGNIVAPRMSLEDGAKFKGSIDMDPGKPAAQPAKPAAEAASANGSRPADTAKSANGQAPVPGKDKSAQEGLSLKAD, from the coding sequence ATGTTCGACAAGCGAAAAGACAGCAATGAGCAGGCCCCGAAGGCGCATTTCGACGCCGGCCTGAACGATGCCGCAGCGACTCGTGCGGCCAACCCCTCAAGCGGACGCAGCGCGGTGATCGGCCCGAAAATCCGGATCAATGGTGACGTCAGCGGTGAAGAGAACCTGCTGGTGGAAGGGCAGGTCGATGGCAAGGTCAGCCTTGGCCAGCACCGTCTCGATATCGGCACCACCGGCAAGGTCAACGCCGACATCGAGGCCCGCATCGTCAAGGTTGATGGCGAGGTCAATGGCGATATCAGCGGCTCCGAGAAGGTCATCATCTCCAGCAGCGGCAATGTTCGCGGCAACATCGTTGCACCGCGCATGAGCCTGGAAGATGGCGCCAAGTTCAAGGGCAGCATCGACATGGACCCGGGCAAGCCCGCCGCCCAGCCCGCCAAGCCTGCGGCAGAAGCGGCTTCCGCGAATGGCAGCCGGCCGGCGGACACGGCGAAATCGGCCAACGGCCAGGCACCCGTGCCTGGAAAAGACAAGTCGGCCCAGGAAGGCCTCTCCC
- a CDS encoding xanthine dehydrogenase family protein molybdopterin-binding subunit: MSVFHVTRRDFLRTSGVAAGGLTLGVGFTASALGSAQAPDPTELNAFVHIAPNGDTVLYCGRCEMGQGISTALPAAVADELEADWSRVTVLQGDGDAKYGPQNTGGSKSINVMFTPMREAGAAAQAMLVTAAAQRWNLPVDDCYADNHVVRNRQDDRQLGYGELAADAAKLDVPDSPRLKQPDQFRYIGKPLPRHDMADVVTGRRTYGADTRIPGMKYAAIRHVPVMGGAVKSFDATAARAMPGVVDVIAIDRFENAYGSLGGIAVVADTTWQARKALDAVQVEFEPGPHGGYDSSAYKAELVSRVEQPCEKTHERGDLAGVFDAAQSRHKATYTGGHLSHSPMEPMASTVWVREDDVEVWASTQDPAGIQRTLGAFLGREPESITVHVMMAGGAFGRKFKCDYVQEAAALSRAVGAPVHLTWSREEDTRTGYYHSLSAQHIEASMDAEGNVTGWLHRAAFPAIRTTFDPSVDRPSADDLSAVSDHPYGIANMQVESGLSPAHTRIGWYRAVYAIFYGYAINVFTHELAEKAGKDPLDFYRQIYANNTNPEQAEQVQRSLGVLNLAAEKAGWGRELPDGQGLGIAVHHSFESYLAMVVHAEVDGDDIKVHRVDCAVDCGLVLNPDQATAQMEGAVMMGMSLALYTEVSFREGAVVNSNFHDYPVLRSNEAPPEINVYFTNTDARPTGLGEPGVPTFAPALAGAIYAASGVRHRDLPIKPMTV; this comes from the coding sequence ATGAGCGTATTTCACGTCACCCGCCGCGATTTCCTGCGCACCTCCGGCGTCGCCGCCGGCGGCCTGACCCTGGGCGTCGGCTTTACCGCATCAGCCCTTGGCAGCGCCCAGGCGCCCGACCCGACGGAGCTGAATGCCTTCGTCCACATCGCCCCGAATGGCGACACCGTGCTCTACTGCGGCCGCTGCGAAATGGGCCAGGGCATTTCCACCGCCCTGCCCGCGGCCGTCGCCGACGAGCTTGAGGCCGACTGGTCACGCGTGACCGTGCTGCAGGGTGACGGCGATGCCAAGTACGGCCCACAGAATACTGGCGGCTCGAAGAGCATCAACGTCATGTTCACCCCCATGCGCGAAGCCGGCGCCGCGGCCCAGGCCATGCTGGTCACCGCCGCCGCGCAACGCTGGAACCTGCCCGTCGACGACTGCTACGCGGACAACCACGTGGTCCGCAACCGCCAAGATGACCGCCAGCTGGGCTACGGCGAACTGGCAGCCGACGCGGCGAAACTGGATGTGCCCGACTCGCCGCGGCTGAAGCAACCCGACCAGTTCCGCTACATCGGCAAGCCGCTGCCGCGGCACGACATGGCCGACGTGGTCACCGGCCGGCGCACCTATGGTGCCGACACCCGCATTCCCGGCATGAAATACGCCGCCATCCGCCACGTCCCGGTCATGGGCGGGGCGGTGAAGTCTTTCGACGCCACGGCCGCCAGGGCCATGCCCGGCGTCGTCGACGTGATCGCCATCGATCGCTTCGAGAACGCCTACGGCAGCCTGGGCGGCATCGCCGTGGTCGCCGATACCACCTGGCAGGCACGCAAGGCGCTGGACGCCGTGCAGGTCGAGTTTGAGCCCGGGCCGCATGGCGGCTATGACTCGTCCGCCTACAAGGCCGAACTGGTCAGCCGCGTTGAGCAGCCCTGCGAGAAAACACATGAACGCGGCGACCTGGCCGGCGTGTTCGACGCGGCCCAGTCGCGGCACAAGGCCACCTACACGGGCGGACATTTGTCCCATTCGCCGATGGAACCCATGGCCAGCACGGTCTGGGTACGCGAAGACGATGTCGAAGTCTGGGCGTCGACCCAGGACCCGGCCGGCATCCAGCGCACCCTGGGCGCGTTCCTGGGACGCGAACCGGAGTCCATCACCGTGCACGTGATGATGGCCGGTGGTGCCTTCGGGCGGAAGTTCAAGTGTGACTACGTGCAGGAAGCCGCGGCGCTGTCGCGGGCCGTCGGCGCGCCGGTTCACCTGACCTGGTCGCGCGAGGAAGACACGCGCACCGGCTACTACCACTCGCTCAGCGCGCAGCATATCGAGGCATCGATGGACGCCGAGGGCAACGTCACCGGCTGGCTGCACCGGGCCGCGTTCCCGGCCATCCGCACGACCTTCGACCCCAGCGTCGACCGCCCGTCCGCCGACGACCTGTCGGCGGTCAGCGACCACCCGTACGGCATCGCCAACATGCAGGTCGAGTCCGGCCTGTCACCGGCGCATACCCGCATCGGCTGGTACCGGGCCGTGTATGCCATTTTCTACGGCTACGCCATCAACGTGTTCACTCACGAACTGGCGGAGAAGGCCGGCAAGGACCCGCTCGATTTCTACCGGCAGATCTACGCCAACAACACCAACCCGGAGCAGGCCGAGCAGGTGCAGCGTTCGCTGGGCGTGCTGAACCTGGCGGCCGAGAAGGCCGGCTGGGGCCGCGAACTGCCCGACGGCCAGGGCCTGGGCATCGCCGTGCACCACAGCTTCGAGTCCTACCTGGCCATGGTGGTCCATGCCGAGGTCGACGGTGACGACATCAAGGTGCACCGGGTGGACTGCGCGGTCGATTGCGGCCTGGTGCTGAATCCCGACCAGGCCACGGCGCAAATGGAAGGCGCGGTCATGATGGGCATGTCTTTGGCCCTGTACACGGAGGTCAGCTTCCGCGAGGGCGCGGTCGTCAATTCGAATTTCCATGACTACCCGGTCCTGCGCAGCAACGAGGCGCCACCGGAGATCAACGTGTATTTCACCAATACGGAC